A window of the Hordeum vulgare subsp. vulgare chromosome 5H, MorexV3_pseudomolecules_assembly, whole genome shotgun sequence genome harbors these coding sequences:
- the LOC123452043 gene encoding RING-H2 finger protein ATL56-like, whose product MDSDDMIDWIIWVVLLTFIVAAALIAVVVLSLVIAEVVRHVRQRCKSLSIERLLESIPDVAYKQKPDRDGGSLSEEEEGKELPRSQSSCVICMAQYEGGERCSVLPGCGHVFHTGCVATWLHTTHNTCPLCRATIGADAVAGKVNAAEDMV is encoded by the coding sequence ATGGACTCGGACGACATGATAGATTGGATCATATGGGTGGTTCTGTTGACCTTCATCGTCGCTGCCGCGCTCATCGCCGTCGTGGTGCTCTCCCTGGTGATCGCCGAGGTCGTCCGTCACGTGCGGCAGCGCTGCAAGTCGCTCTCCATCGAGCGGCTGCTGGAGAGCATACCCGACGTTGCATACAAGCAGAAACCCGATCGAGACGGTGGCTCtctgtcggaggaggaggaggggaaggagttgCCCCGGAGCCAGAGCTCGTGCGTGATCTGCATGGCGCAGTATGAGGGCGGCGAGCGGTGCAGCGTCCTACCGGGATGCGGCCACGTGTTCCACACGGGCTGCGTCGCCACGTGGCTGCACACCACGCATAACACCTGTCCGCTCTGCCGGGCGACGATAGGCGCCGACGCCGTGGCAGGGAAGGTCAACGCTGCAGAGGATATGGTGTAA